In Horticoccus luteus, the following proteins share a genomic window:
- the purU gene encoding formyltetrahydrofolate deformylase — MSASAQARLRLIASCPDRTGIVARVATFLAERGASITEAAQYNDPRSEMFFMRSEFVIGGDAEVLARLEKEFQPIGTEMKMAWRMVDAQRRQRVVLLVSKFDHCLAYLLHRRKVGDLEFDVPCVISNHEDLRSLVEWYGIPYHYVPVPKESAGKQAALEKTAQLISEAEPDTIVLARYMQIFPPWLCERYRHRVINIHHSFLPSFVGGKPYHQAEERGVKLIGATCHYVTEELDAGPIIEQDVVRIRHSDTIKDMMRLGKDVENAVLSRGLRYHLEDRVLVHGNKTILFSG, encoded by the coding sequence GTGAGCGCGTCCGCCCAAGCCCGGCTGCGGCTCATCGCGTCGTGTCCTGACCGGACTGGAATCGTCGCCCGCGTGGCGACGTTTCTGGCCGAGCGCGGGGCGTCGATCACGGAGGCAGCGCAATATAACGATCCGCGCAGCGAGATGTTTTTCATGCGCTCGGAATTTGTGATTGGCGGCGATGCGGAGGTGCTGGCGCGGCTCGAAAAGGAGTTTCAACCCATCGGAACGGAAATGAAGATGGCGTGGCGGATGGTGGATGCGCAGCGGCGGCAGCGCGTCGTGCTGCTCGTGAGCAAGTTTGACCACTGTCTCGCCTACCTGCTGCACCGGCGAAAAGTGGGGGATCTGGAGTTCGACGTGCCGTGCGTGATTTCGAATCACGAGGACCTGCGGTCGCTGGTCGAGTGGTATGGCATTCCTTATCATTACGTGCCCGTGCCGAAAGAATCGGCGGGCAAACAGGCGGCGTTGGAGAAGACGGCGCAGCTCATTTCGGAGGCCGAGCCCGACACCATCGTGCTCGCGCGTTACATGCAGATCTTTCCGCCGTGGTTGTGCGAACGCTACCGCCATCGCGTGATCAACATTCATCACAGTTTCCTGCCGTCCTTCGTCGGCGGGAAGCCGTATCACCAGGCCGAGGAACGCGGCGTGAAGCTCATCGGGGCGACGTGTCACTACGTCACCGAAGAACTCGACGCCGGTCCGATCATCGAGCAGGACGTGGTGCGCATCCGGCACAGCGACACGATCAAGGACATGATGCGCTTGGGGAAAGACGTGGAGAACGCGGTGTTGTCCCGCGGGCTACGTTATCACCTCGAGGACCGGGTGCTCGTGCACGGGAACAAGACGATTTTGTTTTCGGGCTGA